Proteins from one Thermobifida alba genomic window:
- a CDS encoding TetR/AcrR family transcriptional regulator — MEKVEKPVRVSARGAATRSALLEAASHVFRTVGFDKAGVSEVVAHAGASVGSLYHHFTGKADLYLALYEEFQQRQQDRTHQAVVRAREAGESDPRRLMNIAARAYLEGCIEEREITRLFYSGDSPPGFEALMRRQLREWTGRNAALFRKADEPVDEALLMIVTGSISLAATEVIDREDREEARELADAVVERLSSLAPRAE, encoded by the coding sequence GTGGAGAAGGTGGAAAAGCCGGTGCGTGTCTCGGCCCGGGGCGCGGCCACACGCAGCGCGCTGCTGGAAGCGGCGTCGCACGTGTTCCGCACGGTCGGTTTCGACAAGGCCGGGGTCAGCGAGGTCGTCGCCCACGCGGGGGCCAGCGTCGGCAGCCTGTACCACCACTTCACCGGTAAGGCGGACCTCTACCTGGCGCTGTACGAGGAGTTTCAGCAGCGCCAGCAGGACAGGACGCACCAGGCGGTGGTCCGGGCGCGGGAGGCCGGGGAGAGCGACCCCCGCCGGCTCATGAACATCGCTGCGCGCGCCTACCTGGAGGGGTGCATCGAGGAGCGGGAGATCACCCGGCTCTTCTACAGCGGTGACAGCCCGCCCGGGTTCGAGGCGCTCATGCGCCGGCAGCTGCGGGAGTGGACCGGCCGCAACGCCGCCCTGTTCCGCAAGGCCGACGAGCCGGTGGACGAGGCGCTGCTGATGATCGTCACCGGTTCGATCTCGCTCGCGGCGACCGAGGTCATCGACCGGGAGGACCGCGAGGAGGCCCGGGAGCTCGCCGACGCGGTGGTGGAGCGGCTCAGCTCACTCGCACCCCGGGCGGAGTGA
- a CDS encoding DUF4245 domain-containing protein: MSSGGRRTDNTFLGYTIVLGALVLLVVLVTVVVDARREERIPAVDYTADALSLSEIAPYQAYAPDREQLPEGWTPTSSRLRDGGALAGEEPTEPIRWSVGFATPEDRHAAFHIGDADAEGFVAEVTMKGEADGESTVDGRTWERRYNEAEDERSLVLRADDAVLVVSGGASYEELETLAGTLEPQTPPQE, translated from the coding sequence ATGAGCAGTGGTGGTCGCCGGACCGACAACACCTTCCTGGGCTACACGATCGTGCTGGGCGCGCTCGTGCTGCTGGTCGTGCTGGTCACGGTGGTGGTGGACGCGCGGCGGGAGGAGCGGATCCCCGCCGTCGACTACACCGCCGACGCGCTCTCCCTCAGCGAGATCGCGCCGTACCAGGCGTACGCCCCCGACCGGGAGCAGCTGCCCGAGGGCTGGACGCCGACCAGTTCGCGGCTGCGGGACGGCGGCGCGCTGGCGGGCGAGGAGCCGACCGAACCGATCCGCTGGTCGGTGGGGTTCGCCACCCCCGAGGACCGGCACGCCGCGTTCCACATCGGCGACGCCGACGCGGAGGGCTTCGTCGCCGAGGTCACCATGAAGGGCGAGGCCGACGGGGAGTCCACGGTGGACGGCCGGACCTGGGAGCGCCGGTACAACGAGGCCGAGGACGAGCGCTCCCTGGTGCTGCGCGCCGACGACGCCGTCCTCGTGGTCAGCGGGGGCGCCTCCTACGAGGAACTGGAGACGCTCGCGGGGACACTGGAGCCGCAGACGCCCCCACAAGAATGA
- a CDS encoding exodeoxyribonuclease VII small subunit: MTTGENTAAEPELSYEEAREELATVVRRLESGGLTLKESLALWERGEELAKTCEAWLEGARAKLAAALAEDAPGEDGDTPF, translated from the coding sequence ATGACGACGGGCGAGAACACGGCGGCCGAGCCGGAGCTGAGCTACGAGGAGGCCCGCGAGGAGCTGGCGACGGTGGTGCGCCGCCTGGAGTCGGGCGGGTTGACCCTCAAGGAGTCGCTGGCGCTGTGGGAACGCGGCGAGGAGCTGGCGAAGACGTGTGAGGCGTGGCTGGAGGGGGCCCGTGCCAAGCTCGCCGCGGCCCTGGCCGAGGACGCCCCCGGGGAGGACGGCGACACCCCGTTCTGA
- the xseA gene encoding exodeoxyribonuclease VII large subunit, whose translation MGMESSPESPQPVRVVLQAVGGWIGRLGRIWVEGQIAELNRRGGMAYLTLRDPVANVSARVTCPIRVLRAADPAPEPGARVVVHAKPDFYVPRGTFALQALEIRHVGLGELLARLERLRQTLAAEGLFAESRKRRLPFLPGVVGLICGRDSAAERDVLENARRRWPAVRFEVREVAVQGDRAVGEVLAALEELDARPEVDVIIIARGGGSLEDLLPFSDEALVRAVAATRTPVVSAIGHEQDSPLLDHVADLRASTPTDAAKKVVPDVGEQVQLVHQLRDRARRVLQGGIAREEAWLAGVRSRPVLASPTRELDRQIEQVLGLRDRGRRALTASLDRAGDDLAHTRARLHALSPATTLARGYAIVRRADGTVVRSASEVAPGEELRLRFAEDGLVAIAKDREDDEEA comes from the coding sequence ATGGGCATGGAGAGTTCCCCGGAGTCCCCGCAGCCGGTGCGGGTGGTCCTGCAGGCCGTCGGCGGCTGGATCGGGCGGCTCGGCCGCATCTGGGTCGAGGGGCAGATCGCGGAGCTGAACCGGCGCGGCGGCATGGCCTACCTCACGCTGCGCGACCCGGTGGCGAACGTGTCGGCCCGGGTGACCTGCCCGATCCGGGTGCTGCGGGCCGCCGATCCCGCCCCCGAGCCGGGCGCCCGGGTGGTCGTCCACGCCAAACCCGACTTCTACGTGCCGCGCGGCACCTTCGCGCTCCAGGCCCTGGAGATCCGCCACGTCGGCCTGGGCGAACTGCTGGCCCGGCTGGAACGGCTGCGGCAGACCCTGGCCGCCGAGGGCCTGTTCGCGGAGTCCCGCAAGCGGCGGCTGCCGTTCCTGCCCGGCGTGGTCGGCCTCATCTGCGGGCGCGACTCCGCCGCCGAACGCGACGTGCTGGAGAACGCGCGGCGGCGCTGGCCCGCCGTCCGGTTCGAGGTGCGCGAGGTCGCGGTGCAGGGGGACCGCGCCGTGGGCGAGGTGCTGGCCGCGCTGGAGGAGCTGGACGCGCGCCCGGAGGTCGACGTCATCATCATCGCGCGCGGCGGCGGCTCCCTGGAGGACCTGCTGCCGTTCTCCGACGAGGCCCTGGTGCGCGCGGTCGCCGCCACCCGCACGCCGGTGGTCAGCGCGATCGGCCACGAGCAGGACTCCCCGCTGCTGGACCACGTGGCGGACCTGCGCGCCTCCACCCCCACCGACGCCGCCAAGAAGGTCGTGCCCGACGTGGGCGAGCAGGTGCAGCTCGTCCACCAGCTGCGGGACCGGGCGCGTCGGGTGCTGCAGGGCGGGATCGCCCGCGAGGAGGCATGGCTGGCGGGGGTGCGGTCCCGTCCGGTGCTGGCCAGCCCGACGCGGGAACTGGACCGGCAGATCGAGCAGGTGCTGGGGTTGCGCGACCGGGGCCGCCGCGCGCTGACCGCGTCCCTGGACCGGGCGGGCGACGACCTGGCGCACACCCGTGCCCGGCTGCACGCGCTGTCCCCGGCCACCACCCTGGCGCGGGGGTACGCGATCGTGCGGCGCGCCGACGGCACGGTGGTGCGGTCGGCCTCCGAGGTGGCGCCGGGCGAGGAGCTGCGGTTGCGGTTCGCCGAGGACGGACTGGTCGCGATCGCCAAGGACCGAGAGGATGATGAGGAAGCATGA